The window CAATTCGCACACTTTTGGTCCTTCCTCTGAGGATGATGACTTCTCCACAGATGACTCCGACGGGGATAGTATAAACGGTGAAGGggatggcaaaaaaaaaaaaaaggaaaaggatcAGGTGGAGCGGATGGAGCGGATGAAGCGGATGAAGAAGACGAGGCagatgaggaggacgaagaTGAGGATGAGAAACCCATTTATAACCCCTTGAATCTGCCACTAGGACATGACAATAAGCCCATACCTTACTGGCTTTACAAGTTGCACGGTCTGTCTAAGGAGTATACATGCGAAATTTGCGGTAACTATTCCTACTTTGGCAGAGCCCAGTTTGAGAAACACTTCTACGAGTGGAGGCACTCCTTCGGCATGAAATGCCTGAACATCCCCAACACGCTGCACTTTAAGGAGATCACCAAGATAGACGACGCGCTCAACCTGTACGAGCGCCTGAAGAAGCAGACGCAGATGCACGTCTTCAAGCCAGACCAGGAGGTCGAGTGCGAGGACTCCAAGGGGAACGTCATGAATATGAAGGCCTACGACGATTTGAAGCGCCAGGGGCTGCTCTAGCGGCGGGTCGCGGCCCATCGCTCACTTGTGCTCACATTTGCGCAgagttgccctttttttgcgcatatCAGAGGCCAGCGAGGgaggtacctttttttgcgcatatCAGAGGCCAGCGTGGgaggtacctttttttcttttttctttttcttttttttttttcctttttcgttttttttttggacaaagTATAACCCCACATTGGAGAAGGCGAGCTGTTTGTTTGCGCCCTCCTTTTACCGATAAAGAGCCCCATTTGACGTTAACCTTGTTgcgttcattttgtgtgcacacTGGCGATGACGCGTCTTTCGTCCGTACGTACATGTGAGGGGTGTATACCTCTGTGTGATAACCACGTTTGAGCATCCTTCCGTTGGAAGCGGCGACTTGACGTTGTCCCTGTGTAGGAGTGTGCGTCCGTTCAGCGCGCGTGGGTCGGCTGGGTCCCCTACTAGGAGTGACGCCACCCTCCATAGGTGTTTACTTCTACCCATTCGTGCGGGTACATGAGTGTACATTAAACAACGCCAAACTTTACATGAACAAGTCatactttttctttgcacATGAAATATTTGCCCTTTAAGGATACACTTTTTCAAGGGGGTTAAAACTCAGCCGTCCTAAGCAGCTGGCTACAGGAGGGAACagcctccccctcccccccccttttgttgaCACTTTTCTCGAGGGGTCCTCTGCGGAAAAATGGGTAGACTCTCCAGGGCGGCCTACTCTGCTGTGGCTACTCTTGCCGCGCTGGTCACTTATGTTGCCTTCGCCCACTTAGGAGAAGACCCCCCCCACACGCAAACACAAACATACAAGCATAActaaaaatacaaacataAATACAAATGCAAGTACACACCCTTTTGCACCCCTTCACAGCCGACCAGACAAACGTGAAACTactgaagataaaaaattccgTCGCCATAGGTACGACAGTGAGCAGTTGCGTaggggttcattttttttttttttttttcttttttttcacctctttgAATGCGTCACCGCTGCCTTCTGGGGCCAGCTCACCTTCGCGcatttctctctttttcaactttttccCAAAGATGAAAGGAACTCCCCCGTTGTGATCGACAGACAGGGGATGGAACAGAAGTCCAAGTcaagggaagggaaaagggTACTTGCCGGGGGGAGCGTGATCCACGTAATGCGAACATTACTACTCCCCTTTTGGTGGGGGGGGTCCTCCATACAGTGACTGTTTTGTCTCCTCTCCCCTGGGTGGGCCTCCATACAGTGACTGTTTTGTCTCCTCTCCCCTGGGTGGGCCTCCACGCTGTGACTGTTTTGTCTCCTCTCCCCTGGGGGATCCACCGCACGCTGACCATCCAGTAGTGCCGTTTCCATTTGCCTCCGCAGAAGAGATACAAGACCCGCGTCAAATGGGACAAGGGGGAGACGGAGCGTCTGATCGACGGGATAAACGTAGGAGAGGAGTGGCCAGCGGGATGAGCGGCGGGATGGGCGGTGAAATAAACGACGAAATGGACGACGAAATAAACGACGAAATGAACGACGAAATAAACGACTAAATAAACGACGAAATACACATCGGATGAACATGAGGAAGAGGCAGGGGTCCCACTTTCAACCACTGCAGCAGCTCCTCCCGTCGCAAACGTCCATATGGGCGTTTAGACACACACGTTTTTTCTGTGTGCACACGTTGGCACCACTATGCTGTCActtctctccccctccccgATAGGAATACGGAGTATCCAATTGGCGCCAAATTATGGAGGCTTACTCCTTTTCGGAGAGCAGGTTCTCGCAAAGGAGAGTATTCTGGAGTGGGCGCAACGATGAACAGTGCTTTCTCCATCCCAGGCGGAGAAGCCTCCACTCCATCCGACTCCTTCGCGGTGTCCGACTCCTTCGCGGCGTCCCACTCCTTCGCCGCATTCGACtttctccccccatttgttgCTACAGAACAAACGTGAGCTTAAAAGATAAGTACAggaatttcaaaaaagtaTTTATCATAGAGAAGGACTGAGTTGGTGATGGCAGAGTGGCCTTCTGCACAAAATTGACACAGCAGTGAGGCTACACCTTTCACttttacatgtacatgtggaTACCCCCCTCGCAACGAAACCATGGTGTCCTTTTCCGTGTGGATACCCCCCTCGCAACGAAATCATGGTGTCCTTTTCCGTGTGGATACCCCCCTCGCAACCAATCATGGTGTCCTTTTACGTgtggcttcccccccttgtcaCCTTTGCATTTGtacaaaacggaaaaaaggagggaacaaaaattatcaaatggTTGCATGGGACTAGCATAACTACTGATGCTATTCTTTTTCCCTCGCGGTGGAAAACTGGGTGgaaatttcccccttttgcgtattgctagtttttttttttttccctctctaCCTTTGCACGttttcttttacattttttcaaacgcAAAGCGGAAAAACTGCGCCAACTCCTTAACCGACCAGCGAACCACAGAAATGAATACCCCCTccgaaaaaatgcacaatcTGGAGATAAAGAAACACTCAAGGGGTGACTTGCTTCTCCTGAGGAGCTCCGACCTCCATTCTTGTACAGCACGCAAAGTGTCTCTCGCGAGACGGCATCGTTTTGTGcagctttattttgcttccctcgttttgcttccctcgttttgcttcccccattttgcttccctcattttgttttattttttttttttcccagttCGGAAGCTCCAAAGGGATGTAGACGAAATGGGACTCCTGTCTAGCGCGGTAGGGAGCAGCTACCGCCAAGAGGGGCTTCTCCAAAAGGGACTTCTCCAAAAGGGACTTCTCCAGAAACTTGGCGACTCGCAAAAGAGTGAAAGTCGCGTCGGGGGAGAGGCCACCCCGTTTGCATCATCCCCTTATTTTGATGCTCCCCCTATTTTGATGCACCCCTTTAAGGAGCAGCACCTGTCGGGCATTTTAACAACTCTAGACAACGTCGCGGACCAGGACAACACTCTATACGTAACTGCAAATACGTGTACCATTTGAGTGTGTGTTCCGTACCTCCAATTTAGTGAGCTTTAACAGGAGTGAGGTTACTCAAGGGAAAGGATACTGTCCTGTCCAACATGCCCtgctcgtttttttcctcatcagtGCTTAACACAGCGAGGTGAACTAATCGGAATGTTAAAGGTGGGGAGAAATGCTTTAatggcgatttttttttttctctctttcaCCGTTACACCTATTTCACCGCTACACCCATTTCACCGCTACACCAGTTCAATGATACATGCACCGCTCTCACATGTCCCCTTTCACATGTCCCCTCTCACGTGTCCCCTCTCTTTCTCCACAGATTGGTACAAAACGGCTGTACTTATATAACGGGAAAGACTTACACTGCCGGAGCTGTGCGTGTTTATTAGGTAACAACATAAAGGACAGTTACACATGGAGAGTTGGGTGAATACGCATTTTTTGTTGGTGACCCCCCCTCCATTGCAGTGGTCGCAAATGTGTATATCCACACGTACCTACGTATCTACTTGGCTATCTGTGCTactctcccttttctcccttttgcagaTTTTTACATACAGAGGAGCTTCCGGAAGAGGGGCCTCGGGCTGGTTAGTGCGACCCCCAAAGAGGGTGATGTGGAAAGGAGAGTGATGTGTTCATAACGTCCGGTGTGTTCATAACGGCGAATGCATAAATGGGACAAGTGCCTCCTCCCTATGTGCACCTACCTACGCGGGAAGAGACGTTCAGATGTCCGCCCATTTGGTGACCCCCCTTTCGTGTTGCTTGCCATTTTGTAGGAACTCTTTAACTTCATGCTGAGAGACAAGGCGATCTCCCCCTCCAGNNNNNNNNNNNNNNNNNNNNNNNNNNNNNNtaaacacatatacatatacatatacacatacacacacaaacatgTCCAAACATACGTACGCACAAATGCGCATGCAGCCAATGCGCAAAAGCCGAACAGCTGCGCCACGCAACGCACCTTTGGCCTCATCCTCGTCTAACGATCATTCTTTGGCCGCACCCGAAAAAGGACCAGCTAATCGATGAATACTATTCCGACTTGAAAGACGAccgcaaaaaagaagaatgcCAATCCAGGTGCACACAGGGGGACCACGTTTTTAAATCAGTGCAGAGGGACAAAGCTGACTACgcggttaaaaaaatgaaggcaacATCCAGTTCATGGCAAATCGGCATTTGCTCGGTCCATGCGTATGACACATCACACATGTCACCCCTGCGTATGCTGTTGACGCTACCCCCTTTCAACAGAGACTGGATGAGAACGAGGAACCTCCACCTTTCACTGACTTGGTTCCAAATGGTATTCCCCCGATGCTAACAGATGTGCGTTTCGAAGCGGCACTCCCtgtgatctttttttttttgtaatctTTCGGTCTTGTCCTTTTACTCATCTTCACCAACTTCCATTCACAACTTCCCTTCGAGCAGAGGCGAAATTCGGCACTGTGAAGATCACCAACCCTTTGCCCAAAGTAGAACGGGTAATATTTCATCCCGTGGTCGGGGGGGCGCCGAGGGGCATGAAAAATGGGGTAACTGCAACTCCCTACAGAGAAAGACGCCACCCACAGGGAAAGGGCACCTCCCATGCTGCAGTGACTCCCAGCTATGCAACATGGTCGCTAATCTACCCCCCGAGCAAATGAAACACCTCACCCCTTTCAGCGAGACCAACTAAAGGAGGGCTACATGCAGTGGCTGACGACGGAGAAACTGATGGTAAGGCTCGTTTGTTCGCTGCCCATTCGCGAGTAAAGCAGCATCACGCATTGTTAAGCGGCACCACGCATTGTTAAGCGACACCATGTATCGTTTCGCGGTACCATGTATCGTTTCGCGGTACCATGTATCGTTTCGCGGTACCATGTATCGTTTCGCGGTACCAGGTATCGTTTCGCGGCACTGTCTaacttctcccttttctcccccacGCCCCCCCGCAAAAAAGAGGCCAAATGAAAGAAGACTAGAATACGAACAAATGCAGGAAAAATACCTAGAAGTAATAAAAGGActctcgaaaaaaaaaaaaaaaa of the Plasmodium cynomolgi strain B DNA, chromosome 7, whole genome shotgun sequence genome contains:
- a CDS encoding telomeric repeat binding factor 1 (putative); translation: MQVHTLLHPFTADQTNVKLLKIKNSVAIEEIQDPRQMGQGGDGASDRRDKRRRGVASGMSGGMGGEINDEMDDEINDEMNDEIND
- a CDS encoding hypothetical protein (putative), with amino-acid sequence MNTPSEKMHNLEIKKHSRGDLLLLRSSDLHSFRKLQRDVDEMGLLSSAEQHLSGILTTLDNVADQDNTLYCLTQRGELIGMLKIGTKRLYLYNGKDLHCRSCACLLGNNIKDSYTWRVGFLHTEELPEEGPRAG